The Streptomyces sp. B3I8 nucleotide sequence CGCCGAACGGGTCCGCGCCGCCGCCCACCGGCTCGGCTACCGGCCCAACCTGGCCGCCCGCAACCTCCGCCTCGGCCGCACCCGCACCGTGCTGCTCGTGGTGCCCGCGCTGACCACCGAGTTCTTCGGCGGCGTGTACACCGGCGCCGCCCGCGTCGCCGCCGACCACGGCTTCGGCCTGGTGCTCTACCCCTCCCCCGAGGGCGTCGGGCCCGCCCGCGACCCGTTCCCCTCCGCCCGGTCCGCCCTGGACGGCGTCATCGCCTCCTCCATGGCCGCCGACGCCCTCACCGCGCTGCGCGGCGACGAGCTGCCGCTCGTGATGCTGGACAGCGACCCGGACGGCAGCCCGGGGGCCGCCACGGTCAACCTGGACATCGCCGCCGGCATGCGCGCGGTCGCCGGTCATCTGCTCGGTCTCGGCCACCGGCGCTTCCTGCACCTGGCGGCCGACGTGCCCTCCTGGACCTTCCAGGTACGCGCGCGGGAGCTGGCCGCGTGTCTGCACGCGGTTCCGGACGCCGTGCTGCGCACCGCGTGCGCCCCCATCTCGATCGGGGCCGCGGTGGCCGCCGCCCGGGCCGCCCTGACCGCGCCCGGCCCCCGGCCGACCGCGCTGGTGTGCGACGACGACCTGCTCGCCGCGGGCGCCTACAAGGCCGCCCGTCGGCTCGGCCTGCGCGTCCCCGACGACCTCTCCGTCACCGGGGTGGACGACCTCGGGCTCGCCTCGGCCCTCGAACCCGAGCTCACGACCGTGCGCCTGGACGCCGAGCGATTCGGCGAGCGCGGCATGCACGCCCTCCTGGCCGTGCTGGAGGGCCGCCCGGCGGAGGTGGGCGACATCCCGGTGGAGCTGGTCGTACGCGGCTCCACGGCGCGGCCGCCGGCGGCCGTCTGACACACCGGTGCCCCGGCCGCGCGGACGCGGACCGGGGCACCCGGGGTGAGGCGGTGTGCGGTCAGTCCGCCTCGGGGTCCGTCTTCTCGATGCCGGCCGCGCCGCCGTCCGCATCGCCGTCCCCGTCGGCGCCGCCCGCCGGGCCGGCGTCGCCCGCCAGCAGCCGCGAGAGCCGGTCGCCGACGATCCGCCTGAACTTGCGCTTCTGCGGCCGCGTACGGTCCAGGACGGCCACCTCCAGGCGCTCCGCGGGGATCTCCCGCTCGCTGCCGTTGGTGTCCCGCGACAGCGCCTGCACGGCCAGCTTCAGCGCCTCCGCGAGCGTCATGCCGTCGCGGTGCCGCTGGTCGAGGAAGGTACTGATCTGCTCCGCGTTGCCGCCGACCGCGACCGAGCCGTGCTCGTCCACGATCGAACCGTCGTGCGGCAGCCGGTAGATCTGGTCGCCCTCGGGGGTCTCCCCCACCTCGGCGACGACCAGTTCCACCTCGTAGGGCTTCTCGGCCGCGCTGGAGAAGATCGTGCCCAGCGTCTGCGCGTACACGTTCGCCAGGCCCCGGGCGGTCACGTCGGTCCGGTCGTAGGTGTAGCCCCG carries:
- a CDS encoding LacI family DNA-binding transcriptional regulator, which produces MAPHSTRPTSRDVARAAGVSQAAVSLVFGDKWRGRVSETTAERVRAAAHRLGYRPNLAARNLRLGRTRTVLLVVPALTTEFFGGVYTGAARVAADHGFGLVLYPSPEGVGPARDPFPSARSALDGVIASSMAADALTALRGDELPLVMLDSDPDGSPGAATVNLDIAAGMRAVAGHLLGLGHRRFLHLAADVPSWTFQVRARELAACLHAVPDAVLRTACAPISIGAAVAAARAALTAPGPRPTALVCDDDLLAAGAYKAARRLGLRVPDDLSVTGVDDLGLASALEPELTTVRLDAERFGERGMHALLAVLEGRPAEVGDIPVELVVRGSTARPPAAV
- the prcA gene encoding proteasome subunit alpha encodes the protein MSTPFYVSPQQAMADRAEYARKGIARGRSLVVLQYADGIVFVGENPSRALHKFSEIYDRIGFAAAGKYNEYENLRIGGVRYADLRGYTYDRTDVTARGLANVYAQTLGTIFSSAAEKPYEVELVVAEVGETPEGDQIYRLPHDGSIVDEHGSVAVGGNAEQISTFLDQRHRDGMTLAEALKLAVQALSRDTNGSEREIPAERLEVAVLDRTRPQKRKFRRIVGDRLSRLLAGDAGPAGGADGDGDADGGAAGIEKTDPEAD